A genomic stretch from Streptomyces venezuelae ATCC 10712 includes:
- a CDS encoding phage tail assembly protein T yields the protein MAYRIPPGEVLERFTEEELIRLVAYQNLYGPIGPQRLDVVAARLGMDVAAPHMKKGARPKLSDHIVQWSRNARPRKTGRELLAAVKGIHAGLTGSGRGPR from the coding sequence GTGGCCTACCGCATCCCCCCGGGCGAGGTCCTGGAGCGGTTCACCGAGGAGGAACTGATCCGCCTCGTCGCGTACCAGAACCTGTACGGGCCCATCGGCCCGCAGCGCCTGGACGTCGTGGCCGCCCGTCTCGGCATGGACGTGGCGGCCCCGCACATGAAGAAGGGCGCCCGCCCCAAGCTCTCTGACCACATCGTGCAGTGGAGCCGCAACGCGCGCCCGCGCAAGACCGGCCGCGAGCTCCTCGCCGCCGTCAAGGGCATCCACGCCGGCCTCACCGGATCAGGAAGGGGGCCGAGATGA
- a CDS encoding phage tail tape measure protein codes for MTVLDELLVRIGMDSSGVEEGAQETTSRLEGLAAPAAAAGVAAGAVFAVGIAGAMDIAEAQHQLQESLGLTEQEAERAGGIAGDVFSDGFGESLEEVTTGLSTVTAAMGKLGDFTDAELQDMTKSALGLAQKMEVDVADASTAAGQLIKQGLVKDGTEAFDVLAQAAQVLPKSMLADVPAVVQEYGTHFKRIGLDASTAFGMMSQFVQAGGKDIDQAGDILHEFARITSEETDRASEAYKALGLDSKKMLADIGKGGKPAADALQLTLDKLRNVPDPAKRAQLGVALFGDMAGEAADALLAMNPQTAKAASGMDTAAGASKKLNESMEADPARQMDAAMRTLQMTLGEALLPIVKSVSQFIKEHKDTIKELVPIVLILVTALGLMAAAIWIVNIAMMANPIGLIIAGIVALIAIVVVLVMKWDEVKAALLAYWEGLKTDAIRIWNAITKFFVDAWNKTREDAIRVWNAITGFVAAAWNKNKADAIRIWNAITGFLAGAWERTRADAIRVWSAITRFVSSQWTSLISNVRTAVATVGSFFGGMWDGITHGLKTALNAAIWLINQAIEGINTLIYGANRVPGVNIPYIPYIPFLAEGGITTGPTLAMIGEGREQEAVLPLSKLDALINSPTTMAAPSTGKVQAVQVVVTAHADRNGFRDFLQYEVATTGNGSIARYAGEE; via the coding sequence ATGACCGTCCTCGACGAGCTGCTCGTCCGCATCGGCATGGACTCCTCAGGCGTCGAGGAGGGCGCCCAGGAGACCACCAGCCGCCTTGAGGGCCTCGCCGCCCCGGCGGCCGCCGCTGGCGTCGCGGCCGGCGCCGTGTTCGCGGTGGGCATCGCCGGAGCGATGGACATCGCCGAGGCACAGCACCAGCTGCAGGAGTCGCTCGGCCTCACCGAGCAGGAGGCCGAGCGGGCCGGCGGCATCGCCGGCGACGTGTTCAGCGACGGGTTCGGGGAGTCCCTCGAGGAAGTCACGACGGGCCTGTCCACCGTGACCGCCGCCATGGGCAAGCTCGGTGACTTCACCGACGCCGAGTTGCAGGACATGACCAAGAGCGCGCTGGGCCTGGCGCAGAAGATGGAAGTCGACGTCGCCGACGCCTCGACGGCGGCCGGACAGCTGATCAAACAGGGTCTCGTCAAGGACGGCACCGAGGCGTTCGACGTCCTCGCGCAGGCGGCGCAGGTCCTGCCCAAGAGCATGCTGGCCGACGTGCCCGCGGTGGTGCAGGAGTACGGCACCCACTTCAAGCGCATCGGCCTGGACGCCTCGACGGCGTTCGGGATGATGAGCCAGTTCGTGCAGGCCGGCGGTAAGGACATCGACCAGGCAGGCGACATCCTCCACGAGTTCGCCCGCATCACGTCGGAGGAAACCGACCGCGCGAGCGAGGCGTACAAGGCCCTCGGCCTCGACAGCAAGAAGATGCTCGCCGACATCGGCAAGGGCGGGAAGCCCGCGGCCGACGCCCTGCAGCTCACCCTGGACAAGCTCCGCAACGTCCCGGACCCGGCCAAGCGCGCGCAACTCGGGGTGGCGCTCTTCGGCGACATGGCCGGTGAGGCAGCCGACGCCCTGCTCGCCATGAACCCGCAGACGGCCAAGGCCGCCTCCGGGATGGACACGGCGGCCGGCGCCTCGAAGAAGCTGAACGAGTCCATGGAGGCGGACCCCGCGCGGCAGATGGACGCGGCGATGCGGACGCTGCAGATGACCCTCGGCGAGGCCCTGCTCCCGATCGTCAAGTCGGTGTCCCAGTTCATCAAGGAGCACAAGGACACGATCAAGGAGTTGGTGCCGATCGTCCTGATCCTGGTCACCGCGCTCGGCCTCATGGCGGCCGCCATCTGGATCGTGAACATCGCGATGATGGCCAACCCGATCGGCCTGATCATCGCGGGAATCGTCGCCCTGATCGCGATCGTCGTCGTCCTCGTCATGAAGTGGGACGAGGTCAAGGCCGCGCTCCTGGCGTACTGGGAGGGGCTCAAGACCGACGCGATCCGCATCTGGAACGCGATCACCAAGTTCTTCGTCGACGCCTGGAACAAGACCCGGGAGGACGCGATCCGCGTCTGGAACGCGATCACCGGGTTCGTCGCCGCGGCGTGGAACAAGAACAAGGCCGACGCGATCCGCATCTGGAACGCGATCACCGGGTTTCTCGCCGGAGCGTGGGAGAGGACCCGGGCGGACGCGATCCGCGTGTGGAGCGCGATCACCAGGTTCGTCAGTAGCCAGTGGACCAGCCTCATCAGCAACGTCCGCACCGCCGTCGCCACGGTCGGCTCGTTCTTCGGCGGCATGTGGGACGGCATCACGCACGGCCTCAAGACCGCGCTCAACGCCGCGATCTGGCTGATCAACCAGGCCATCGAGGGCATCAACACGTTGATCTACGGGGCGAATCGGGTCCCCGGGGTGAACATCCCCTACATCCCCTACATCCCGTTCCTGGCCGAGGGCGGCATCACGACCGGCCCCACCCTGGCGATGATCGGCGAGGGCCGCGAGCAGGAGGCCGTCCTCCCGCTGTCCAAGCTCGACGCGCTGATCAACTCGCCCACCACGATGGCCGCCCCGTCCACGGGCAAGGTCCAGGCGGTCCAGGTCGTGGTGACCGCCCACGCCGACCGGAACGGGTTCCGCGACTTCCTGCAGTACGAAGT